Within the Pseudarthrobacter sp. W1I19 genome, the region GGTCCATGGTTTTCCAGGCTTGACCAGCAGTCGTGGAATCGATTCCAAAAAGTCTGTCAGCCGCCCTCGCACACTGTCAACCCCTGCGCTAGCCGTTCGTCGAGTCGCGGACCACGAGCTGGTGCGGCAGGAAGGTGCGGCCGCGCCGGTGTCCGCCCGGTTCCGTCATCCGCGTGTAGAGCGCCTCAAACGCCACCTTGCCCATCTCATAGGCTGGCTGCCGGATGGTGGTCAGTTCCGGGACGCACATTTCCGCCTGGATGGAGTCGTCAAAACCGGCCACCGCGACGTCTTCGGGGACCCGGAATCCGGCGTCGACAATCTCCCGGACGCAGCCGGCGGCCACCGTGTCGCTGCCGCAGAACACGGCATCGGGCAGCGGGTCCAGCTGCAGGAGCTCCTTGGCGAGGCGGCGCCCGGCGTGGAAGTCGAATTCGCCTTCAGCAAACAGCAGATGCCCTGGTGACGCGCCTGCCTGGGCGGCCGCGGCACGGAAACCTTCCTCCCGCAGCCGGCCGGAACGGGCCAGCCTGTTGCCGATCATCGCCAGGCGGCGGCCGCCGGTTTCGATGAGGTGCCGCGTGATGTCGAAGGCTGCCTGTCGGTCGTCGATGGAAACACCAAAGGCCGCCTCGGAATCAACGATTTCGCAGACCTGCACCACGCTCAGCTGCTGCGCCAAGGCCTCAACCTCGGCATCCGGCATGGCTGGCGAAAACAGGATGGCGCCATCTACAGAGCCGTTGCGGAGCATATCCACCAACTGCTGTTCCCGTTCAAGGTCCCCGGATGTCGGGGCAATGAGGCTGACATAACCGGCTTGGGCCGCGGCGTCACCGAAGCCCCGGAAAGCCTCGCTGATCACGGGGGAGTTGAGGTTCCTGGCGAGGGCCAGAATGCGCATGGTCCGGTCGCGGCGCAGGTCGCGGGCGGAGGCGAGGGGGCGGTAGTTGAGCTCCCGGATGGCGCCGGTGACCTTTTCCTTGCTCGCTGCGCTGACGGCCGGGCTGCCGTTCAGGACGCGGGAAACCGTGCCGACAGACACGCCTGCCGTTCTGGCGACGTCCTGGACTGTCGCTCGCGCCATTCCCTCATCCTTCCGCGGCCAGTGACGTAGGTCCCCGCTGCCATTGCCCGTGCCGTCCGGTGCTGCGGCAGGTTTTCCCCAGCATAGTCCGGCGAAACAACGAAAAACGGCCGTTGCAGCGCCAGTTGCCTGGCGGCTCCAACGGCCGTTCCCGTGGTTCGGGGGAAGGATGCGGTCCGGGCTACTTCGAGGCGAAGTAGCTCACGCACTCCCCTTCATTGGCGAAGCCCGGCTCCACGTTGGTGGCCCAGCCTCCGCCGGCACACGCTGCCTTGCCCCTGACAAAAGCCACTGTGTAGTCGCGGGTGGTGCCGTTCGGGGCAGTCACGGTGACCGTCGCCGTCGGCTGCTCAGCCGTGGCCTGGGAAACCGCTACTTTCGCGTTGGTGTCCAGAGGGTAGCCAGCCACGGTCGGTACCGCGGCCGACGTCGTGAGAACTGTGTAGCTGCCCGTTCCGGACGCGAAGCCCACCACGGACTTCTGGTCCACCAGCAACCGGCCGAGGTCAGCAAGGCCTGCTTCGCCCAGCCGTGTGCCGGCAATGGCCACCTCAGCCACCTTGGTATATGAACCAGGGGTGGCCAGCACTACCCTGATGCCGCGGGTGGTGACAGCATTGAACGCCACCTTGGTCGGAACGGTGGTGCTCAGCCCCGTGAGGGTTCCGGCCGAGGTGTCCTGCCAGGCCCCTGCAGCATCCTGGTACTGGACTTTCAGGCTCTGGGCTGCCTTCTCGGCGGAGGTCACCGTCACTGAGTCCACCGTGTAGTCGCGGCTGAAGGCGTAGCTCAGGCTGTCGCCGGTGCGGCCGCCGCTCACCCAGTTGGACCACCGGGTGGACGCGTTGCCGTCGCAAGTGTTCCGGGCGGTATACGAGCCCTCGGTGTAGCTGGCGGTGACCGTGGTGGCGGGATCGTCCTTGCAGATGTTGCCGCTCGGGACGCGGTCCACCACCAGTACCGTCAGCAGGGCATCGAGCGGCTTGTCGCCGTCCGCGCCGGTGCCGGCCTTGCCGTGGACGGTGGCGGTCCCCGGCGTTTGCAGCGACGCCGGGTCCAGGGTGCTCCAGTCCCAGGTGACAGCGAGATCGTTCCGGGCTGTTCCCGCTCCCACCTGGCCGGGAACAGTCGCGGGCGCGGCTGCCTTTACACCGTCCAGCGTTGCACCCGCTCCGACCGTTACCGAGACGGGGTCCGTGGCCGTGTACTTGCCCACTGTTACGGTTGCCTTGGCGTCGGTAAAGGCCTGGCCGTAGACATCTGCGCCTGACCCGGTGATGGTCACCGTGCCGCGTTTCTTCCAGACGGCAGGATCCACGGCCTCCCACTGCACCGCTACCGGACGCCCTTCACCTTTGGCGTACAGCGGGGTGACGGTGGCTGGCAAGGATGGTGCTGTGCCAACGGGAGTGCTTAGTTCCACGGGCTTGGTGCCGAGCAGCTTGAGGTCTGCGAGGTCCGTGAAACCCCAGGCCTGGTGTGCGTTGCCGGTTGCTGTTGCCGTGGTTCCGGTGGAGGATCCGAGGGATACTCCCGTTCCCGCCGCAGCCTGGTTTCCGGAGACCTGCAGGGCAATGGCGGCTCCGGCGTTGACCAGCGACCACTGCCTGCCGTTCTCCGTGGTGACGATCCACTGCGCCGCCGGATCAGCTTTGGCCTGTTCCAGGGACATGGTGGCCAGGGACGCGCTGCCCGTTTGGCTGGCATTGAGCACGCCACCGTTGCCGGTCAGCACGCGGCCGTCCTTGTTGGTGACCACCCAGCGGCGGTCGTTCGCGAACTCCTTGCCGCCCGCAGCGGTGAACGTCCACAGCTGCGGGGTGACCGCCGCCGTCGTGCTGCCCTGATCCTGGATGGCAGCGGACCCGTCGGCTTTGCCGGTCAGGTACTTTCCGCTGGCTT harbors:
- a CDS encoding LacI family DNA-binding transcriptional regulator — translated: MARATVQDVARTAGVSVGTVSRVLNGSPAVSAASKEKVTGAIRELNYRPLASARDLRRDRTMRILALARNLNSPVISEAFRGFGDAAAQAGYVSLIAPTSGDLEREQQLVDMLRNGSVDGAILFSPAMPDAEVEALAQQLSVVQVCEIVDSEAAFGVSIDDRQAAFDITRHLIETGGRRLAMIGNRLARSGRLREEGFRAAAAQAGASPGHLLFAEGEFDFHAGRRLAKELLQLDPLPDAVFCGSDTVAAGCVREIVDAGFRVPEDVAVAGFDDSIQAEMCVPELTTIRQPAYEMGKVAFEALYTRMTEPGGHRRGRTFLPHQLVVRDSTNG